The following nucleotide sequence is from Nocardioides daedukensis.
GTCGGCGAGGATCACCTTGCGCTGGGTGGCCTCCGGGACGTCCCAGAAGGTGATCCAGGCAAGCAGGACGACGGAGATCAGGGCAATCACGAGCATCGCCCAGTCCGCGAACCCGACCGGCGGCTTGGACGGATAGCTGGCCAGCGGCGGCTGCTTCGCCGACCTGCGGCGGGCCATGGCGTGCGAGGACATGCGGACAAGAGTGTCAGGTTCGCTGCCGATAGGCTCGCCGCCATGCGAACCGCACGGAGAATCACCTCAGCCCTTGCCGCCACGGCATTCCTGTTCACCGCCGCAGCCTGCTCGGACTCCGGTGACTCCTCGGACGGCGACGCGGCACCCGGCAAGGAGTGCACCGCAGACGACATCGAGGTCACCGGCGGCTTCGGTGAGAAGCCGACCGTGACGCTGCCCGACGACTGCACGCCACCGACCTCCGTGGTGACCAAGGACCTGGTCGCCGGATCCGGGCCCGAGGCCAAGGAGGGCGACACGGTCCTGACCGACTACCTGCTCGTCACTTGGTCGAACAAGCAGGTGTTGGACAACTCGTTCGATCGCGGCCAGCCGTTCCCGGTCACCCCGTTGGGCCAGGCACCGGTGATCGACGGCTGGAACGAGGGCCTGGTC
It contains:
- a CDS encoding FKBP-type peptidyl-prolyl cis-trans isomerase → MRTARRITSALAATAFLFTAAACSDSGDSSDGDAAPGKECTADDIEVTGGFGEKPTVTLPDDCTPPTSVVTKDLVAGSGPEAKEGDTVLTDYLLVTWSNKQVLDNSFDRGQPFPVTPLGQAPVIDGWNEGLVGIQKDARRLIIIPPEKGYGPGGNGVEPNETLVFVVDALEIS